In Caenibius sp. WL, the following proteins share a genomic window:
- a CDS encoding SOS response-associated peptidase family protein, translating into MCNLYRLDPSQKVFDFTAEEIQQLNVPLDIYPNYPGIVIESGQPKAMNWGFPARLKHMKPTSKPKPVNNTRDDKLRTFFWRDSFERRRCLIPVSQWAEAWGKPGAMTKTWYSLPDTDAFAVAGIWRHSDEWGLCYSMVMTDANMQMAEAHDRMPVILAPDDYQQWTHGTPDEAFALVQTWQGPLVVDATDELWSVKR; encoded by the coding sequence GTGTGCAACCTCTACCGCCTCGACCCAAGCCAGAAGGTGTTCGATTTCACCGCAGAGGAAATCCAGCAGCTCAATGTGCCGCTGGATATCTACCCCAACTATCCGGGCATTGTGATCGAGAGCGGCCAGCCCAAGGCGATGAACTGGGGCTTCCCGGCGCGTCTGAAGCACATGAAGCCCACATCGAAGCCGAAGCCGGTCAACAACACGCGTGACGACAAGCTGCGCACATTCTTCTGGCGCGACAGCTTCGAACGACGGCGTTGCCTTATTCCGGTCAGCCAATGGGCGGAAGCATGGGGCAAGCCCGGCGCCATGACAAAGACCTGGTACAGCCTGCCCGATACGGATGCCTTCGCTGTGGCTGGTATCTGGCGACACAGCGACGAATGGGGCCTGTGCTATTCGATGGTCATGACGGACGCGAACATGCAGATGGCCGAGGCCCACGACAGAATGCCGGTCATCCTCGCCCCCGACGACTATCAGCAGTGGACCCATGGCACGCCAGACGAAGCATTCGCCCTTGTCCAGACGTGGCAAGGCCCGCTTGTCGTCGATGCCACGGATGAATTGTGGTCAGTCAAACGATAG
- a CDS encoding packaged DNA stabilization gp4 family protein — protein sequence MAVNWVPKAEGATYRYTWAPALLPGDTISSYVLEPDGASIVSDSHDSSVIEVYLAGGAVGAICTIAATVYTTYGETQKETIYVPIVSRDLARLSTAGEIAAFALRKIVGIGEQASSGEFDDALEWLNDMLADWKGQGADTGVNLPLEASEKLYVPDQFIAAIKNNLIIRVADNYGREISPVTAKLAMTGLQQIKQALLPRERGTTEYF from the coding sequence ATGGCGGTCAACTGGGTTCCGAAAGCGGAGGGCGCAACCTATCGCTACACGTGGGCGCCCGCTCTCCTGCCCGGCGATACGATCTCGTCTTATGTGCTGGAGCCGGATGGTGCGAGCATCGTAAGCGACAGCCACGATAGTTCGGTAATCGAAGTCTATCTGGCTGGCGGCGCTGTGGGGGCGATCTGCACAATAGCGGCGACGGTCTACACCACCTACGGCGAAACACAGAAAGAGACGATCTATGTTCCCATCGTCTCGCGTGATCTGGCGCGGCTTAGCACTGCTGGGGAAATCGCGGCATTTGCGCTGCGGAAGATCGTAGGGATTGGTGAGCAAGCATCGTCGGGCGAGTTCGACGATGCGCTTGAATGGCTGAATGACATGCTGGCCGATTGGAAGGGGCAGGGCGCTGACACCGGCGTCAATCTCCCTCTGGAGGCGTCGGAAAAGCTCTATGTGCCGGATCAGTTCATCGCCGCGATCAAAAACAACCTGATTATTCGAGTGGCGGACAATTATGGACGGGAAATTTCCCCGGTAACTGCGAAACTGGCGATGACAGGCCTCCAGCAGATCAAGCAGGCACTGTTGCCGCGTGAGCGCGGGACAACCGAGTACTTCTGA
- a CDS encoding DUF4326 domain-containing protein, translating into MVENTSAPMRVQLSRKKGWKMPPNTVSVARPTKWGNPFTPFGCAEAGYIGTADELRERCAGAFRVWLATPYWRNNWDGEESAAARAKMLDELPELRGKNLACWCPLDKHCHADVLLELSNADALLAERQKGGDA; encoded by the coding sequence ATGGTTGAGAACACGAGCGCTCCCATGCGCGTGCAGCTTTCCCGTAAGAAGGGCTGGAAGATGCCGCCCAATACAGTGAGCGTGGCGAGGCCCACAAAATGGGGCAATCCGTTTACGCCATTCGGCTGCGCTGAAGCAGGCTATATTGGCACGGCAGACGAGCTTCGCGAGCGGTGTGCTGGCGCGTTTCGCGTATGGCTCGCCACGCCCTACTGGCGTAACAATTGGGATGGCGAAGAATCTGCCGCTGCCCGCGCCAAGATGCTGGACGAGTTGCCCGAACTGCGCGGAAAGAACCTCGCGTGCTGGTGCCCGCTGGACAAGCATTGTCACGCCGATGTCCTGCTCGAACTGTCTAACGCCGACGCCCTCCTAGCCGAGCGGCAGAAAGGCGGTGACGCGTGA
- a CDS encoding aspartyl/asparaginyl beta-hydroxylase domain-containing protein, protein MRHFLQVGAVDPIPTLAALAVKPGLWNENPLRTQHAGTAHAEADDIWLMFNKVPNDPAEVIDDISVFPYRAWTELPHLRSLVLDLMHRVGGVQLGRVILTRLRPGKRILPHVDQGAPAEYFTRYQIALQSLPGCNFRIGDEAINFPSGSVWWIDNRTEHEVINNSADDRIVCIVDIRQC, encoded by the coding sequence GTGAGGCACTTCCTACAGGTCGGCGCTGTCGATCCCATTCCCACGCTTGCCGCGTTGGCGGTGAAGCCGGGTCTATGGAATGAGAACCCCCTGCGCACACAGCATGCAGGGACGGCACATGCCGAGGCTGATGATATCTGGCTGATGTTCAACAAGGTGCCGAATGATCCCGCTGAGGTCATCGACGATATCTCGGTCTTTCCGTATCGGGCATGGACCGAGTTACCGCACCTGCGCAGCCTAGTTCTCGATCTCATGCACCGCGTGGGCGGCGTTCAATTGGGCAGGGTCATCCTGACCCGCCTGCGTCCGGGCAAGCGCATCCTGCCCCATGTCGATCAGGGTGCGCCCGCCGAGTACTTCACCCGCTACCAAATCGCTCTCCAGTCGTTGCCCGGCTGCAATTTCCGCATCGGTGACGAGGCGATCAACTTCCCCTCTGGCTCCGTGTGGTGGATCGACAATCGCACGGAACATGAGGTGATCAACAATAGCGCGGACGACAGGATCGTTTGCATCGTGGACATTCGCCAATGCTGA
- a CDS encoding tyrosine-type recombinase/integrase — protein sequence MNNVLPKFASAFKDRHGRERVRLRRTGWQTAYVSEVPGTAEFTQIYKEWLENGRIEAAEAKTVPGTFDDLISRFYQSAYFKDTKPQTQRIYRGELERFRATYGNRTVAGMNAKHVANLMTKMQATPSAANNLKKRLGQLFDFAILMGMRNDNPARVVRGVKSRTGGYQTWQEEHIAAFQARWPIGTQERLAFDLALYTGQRKSDVCRMGPQHVEKGRIRITQVKTSKELRIPIHPDLAKSIAATPSGHLAYIVTRLGVPRTRNGFGNWFGDACRASGLQGYSMHGLRKACARRLAELGLSNQLIKSITGHSSDAEVARYTRDAEQVRLADTAMGLATQYKTDLANRQEDVD from the coding sequence ATGAATAATGTTCTGCCCAAATTCGCCAGCGCGTTCAAAGACCGCCATGGCCGAGAACGCGTGCGTCTGCGTCGTACAGGATGGCAAACGGCCTACGTTTCAGAGGTGCCCGGGACTGCTGAATTTACGCAGATCTATAAGGAGTGGCTGGAAAACGGCAGGATAGAGGCCGCTGAGGCAAAGACCGTGCCCGGCACTTTCGACGATCTGATCTCCCGCTTCTATCAGAGCGCATACTTCAAAGACACCAAGCCACAGACGCAACGGATCTACAGGGGCGAATTGGAGCGGTTTCGAGCGACATATGGGAACCGTACGGTTGCAGGCATGAATGCGAAGCACGTCGCCAATCTGATGACGAAGATGCAGGCGACGCCCTCAGCGGCCAACAACCTGAAAAAGCGCCTCGGCCAACTGTTCGATTTCGCCATCCTCATGGGAATGCGCAACGATAATCCTGCCCGTGTGGTGCGCGGGGTGAAGTCGCGCACTGGTGGTTATCAGACATGGCAAGAGGAGCATATTGCGGCGTTCCAGGCGCGTTGGCCTATCGGCACACAGGAGCGGCTTGCTTTCGATCTGGCGCTTTATACCGGCCAGCGCAAAAGCGATGTCTGTCGCATGGGCCCGCAGCATGTCGAGAAGGGACGCATCCGAATCACGCAGGTGAAAACCAGCAAGGAGCTTCGCATTCCGATCCATCCTGATTTGGCAAAAAGCATCGCAGCCACTCCAAGTGGGCACCTCGCCTACATCGTCACCAGACTGGGCGTGCCTCGGACCCGCAATGGCTTCGGCAATTGGTTTGGCGATGCGTGCCGAGCGTCGGGCTTGCAGGGCTATTCAATGCACGGGCTGCGGAAGGCTTGCGCCCGACGCTTGGCTGAATTGGGTCTATCAAATCAGTTGATCAAATCGATTACCGGGCATTCCAGTGACGCCGAAGTGGCGCGATATACGCGCGATGCGGAACAGGTGCGACTGGCCGATACAGCCATGGGTTTGGCTACCCAATACAAAACCGATTTGGCTAACCGCCAAGAAGATGTTGATTAG
- a CDS encoding N4-gp56 family major capsid protein — protein sequence MAFTTVNAANVEELWDNDFFKSYVRANRFKRYMGTTENSIIHTKMDLTKKAGDGITLPLITELTGAGQTGNGLLEGNEEALGNYGHKIEVATRRHAVAVTDNDQQFTGIPLRDAAKEQLKLWAMKKLRTNIIDALGSKNGIIYASASEGDKDAWLAANSDRVMFGDGTVGGFTDHSADLALVTAGMKLTKEVVSKAKAKAELSTPIIRPVTVGEDSETYVMFVGSGAFRDLKTDLATSLQNAQERGDSNPLWNDGDLMWDGVVIRKIQEIASIGNVGATSARIEPYFLCGAQAIGVAWAQTTKSTTDVRDYGFVKGVGIHEMLGVEKLMYQNQDHGVFTGYVGALAV from the coding sequence ATGGCATTCACCACTGTCAACGCTGCAAACGTTGAAGAGCTTTGGGACAATGATTTCTTCAAGTCCTACGTCCGTGCAAACCGCTTCAAGCGGTACATGGGCACCACCGAAAACAGCATCATCCATACCAAGATGGACCTTACCAAGAAGGCCGGTGACGGGATTACGCTCCCGCTTATCACCGAACTGACGGGTGCTGGCCAGACCGGCAATGGTCTGCTGGAAGGCAACGAAGAGGCGCTGGGCAACTACGGTCACAAGATCGAAGTCGCCACGCGCCGCCATGCTGTTGCCGTGACGGACAATGACCAGCAGTTCACGGGCATTCCGCTGCGTGATGCGGCCAAGGAGCAGCTCAAGCTCTGGGCCATGAAGAAGCTGCGCACCAACATCATCGATGCCCTGGGCTCGAAGAACGGAATCATTTATGCGTCGGCTTCCGAAGGTGACAAGGACGCATGGCTGGCGGCCAACTCGGACCGTGTGATGTTCGGGGATGGCACGGTCGGCGGCTTCACCGACCACTCGGCCGATCTGGCACTTGTCACTGCTGGCATGAAACTCACCAAAGAGGTGGTTTCGAAGGCCAAGGCGAAAGCGGAACTGTCCACTCCCATCATCCGTCCGGTGACGGTGGGCGAGGACAGCGAAACTTACGTCATGTTCGTCGGCTCGGGTGCGTTCCGTGATCTCAAGACCGATCTGGCCACGAGTTTGCAGAATGCGCAGGAACGCGGCGACAGCAACCCGCTGTGGAACGATGGTGACCTGATGTGGGATGGCGTGGTCATCCGCAAGATTCAGGAAATCGCGTCTATCGGCAATGTCGGCGCGACGAGCGCCCGCATCGAACCCTATTTCCTGTGCGGTGCGCAGGCAATTGGTGTTGCGTGGGCGCAGACCACGAAGAGCACGACCGATGTTCGGGACTACGGCTTCGTCAAGGGCGTGGGCATCCACGAGATGCTCGGTGTCGAAAAGCTGATGTACCAGAACCAGGACCACGGCGTCTTCACGGGCTACGTGGGCGCTCTGGCGGTCTGA
- a CDS encoding 6-phosphogluconolactonase: MAQDHHNSLVRAFEEAEQASQEARSESERARDYYDGRQLTPEQIKELKKRKQPIVIENLIRPKVDYLCGLERQSRTDPRALPRTIVHEDDANAATDALRYATEDQDFAIKRSHVFQNMLIEGFGGVEVTAEQVRDGIDPAIKELDWDRLFFDPHSRKPDFSDAMYLGYVTWMDFDEAIRRWPDARAAIEASFARGYSSAFETYDDKPRWANWSDGKRRRVRIVTMYDRRRGQWERCVFTLSGEVEPTAPSPFLDENGHPDCGLILQSAYVDRDNDRYGPVRDFMTLQDEVNKRRSKFLHLSNSRPVRVSPASGLDPEAARQEFNRPDGILMAEQGEVEDLTSGAMAAGHFNLLAEAKDAIKAVGPNATMQGKSEVGQSGRAILALQQGGMTEVAPLLDALRHFNIRVYRAVWNRIRQFWTAERWVRVTDDEKNVRFVGFNVSRADDAMMKIREALRTGQIDQQQAAQFSQQVQLDPVMMQPMNVVAELDVDIEIDEVVDTPTLQIEQFDQLTKLAPMAPPQFLPTMFEMMIEASSLRNKDKLREIMEQAKNQKPDPMQQAAQQLQFEGAVAEVEKTKSETKRNNADAQAKLVGAAKDAAAASMGMI; this comes from the coding sequence ATGGCGCAAGATCACCATAATTCCCTTGTCCGCGCCTTTGAGGAAGCGGAGCAGGCATCGCAGGAGGCCCGTTCCGAAAGCGAGCGCGCCCGTGATTATTATGACGGACGGCAGCTTACGCCCGAGCAAATCAAGGAACTCAAGAAGCGCAAGCAACCGATTGTCATTGAAAACCTGATCCGTCCGAAAGTGGATTATCTCTGCGGCCTTGAGCGCCAGTCTCGTACCGATCCGCGCGCTTTGCCGCGTACGATCGTTCATGAGGATGATGCCAACGCCGCGACTGACGCCCTGCGTTACGCGACTGAGGATCAGGATTTCGCGATCAAGCGTTCCCACGTGTTCCAGAACATGTTGATCGAGGGTTTCGGCGGCGTGGAGGTTACCGCCGAGCAGGTGCGCGACGGTATCGATCCGGCAATCAAGGAACTGGATTGGGACCGGCTGTTTTTCGATCCGCATTCGCGCAAACCTGATTTCAGCGATGCCATGTATCTTGGCTACGTGACATGGATGGACTTTGACGAGGCAATCCGGCGCTGGCCCGATGCGCGTGCGGCAATCGAAGCCTCGTTCGCGCGCGGTTATTCGTCCGCCTTCGAAACCTATGACGATAAGCCGCGCTGGGCCAACTGGTCGGATGGCAAGCGCCGCCGTGTCCGTATCGTCACGATGTATGATCGCAGGCGGGGGCAATGGGAGCGGTGCGTGTTCACCCTCTCCGGCGAAGTGGAGCCCACGGCCCCATCGCCGTTCCTGGACGAGAACGGACATCCTGATTGCGGCTTGATCCTGCAATCCGCTTATGTGGACCGCGATAACGACCGTTATGGGCCTGTGCGCGACTTCATGACGCTGCAAGACGAAGTGAACAAGCGGCGGTCCAAGTTTCTGCATTTGTCGAACAGCCGCCCGGTTCGGGTATCGCCTGCATCTGGCCTTGATCCGGAAGCGGCGCGGCAGGAGTTCAACCGCCCCGATGGCATTTTGATGGCCGAACAGGGCGAGGTGGAGGACCTGACGAGCGGCGCGATGGCTGCGGGCCACTTCAACCTGCTGGCTGAGGCAAAGGACGCCATCAAAGCTGTCGGCCCGAATGCGACGATGCAGGGCAAGTCCGAGGTCGGCCAGTCAGGACGGGCTATTCTCGCCTTGCAGCAGGGCGGAATGACCGAAGTCGCGCCACTGCTGGACGCGCTGCGGCACTTCAATATTCGGGTCTATCGGGCCGTTTGGAACCGCATTCGCCAGTTCTGGACGGCAGAACGTTGGGTGCGTGTAACCGATGACGAAAAGAACGTCCGCTTTGTGGGTTTCAACGTCTCGCGCGCCGATGACGCGATGATGAAAATCCGCGAAGCGCTGCGGACTGGTCAGATCGACCAGCAGCAGGCGGCGCAGTTCAGTCAGCAGGTGCAGCTTGATCCGGTGATGATGCAGCCCATGAACGTGGTTGCCGAACTGGACGTTGATATCGAAATAGATGAAGTGGTCGATACGCCGACTTTGCAGATCGAGCAGTTCGACCAGTTGACCAAGCTGGCCCCGATGGCCCCGCCGCAATTCCTGCCGACAATGTTCGAGATGATGATCGAAGCGTCGTCGCTGCGGAACAAGGACAAGCTGCGCGAAATCATGGAGCAGGCGAAGAACCAGAAGCCTGACCCGATGCAGCAAGCAGCGCAGCAGTTGCAGTTCGAAGGCGCTGTTGCCGAGGTTGAGAAAACCAAGAGCGAAACCAAGCGCAACAACGCTGACGCTCAAGCCAAACTGGTTGGCGCTGCCAAGGATGCAGCCGCAGCCAGCATGGGCATGATCTAA
- a CDS encoding type II toxin-antitoxin system HicA family toxin, whose product MNSKQSKTLKAIFSDPVSGTIKWASIESLFVAVGCEIIEGKGSHVQAHKDGVIGYFVRPHPNKEAKRYQIRDVREFLAKIGVEP is encoded by the coding sequence ATGAACAGCAAGCAGTCCAAGACGCTCAAAGCCATCTTCTCCGATCCGGTTTCGGGAACGATCAAATGGGCGTCTATTGAAAGTCTGTTCGTCGCGGTCGGTTGCGAAATAATCGAGGGCAAGGGATCGCATGTCCAAGCCCACAAGGATGGCGTGATAGGTTATTTCGTCCGCCCCCATCCGAACAAGGAGGCCAAGCGCTACCAAATTCGGGATGTGAGGGAATTTCTAGCGAAGATTGGAGTTGAGCCATGA
- a CDS encoding type II toxin-antitoxin system HicB family antitoxin has product MNVMSHKGYSARIEYDDDDGIFFGRLAGINDVVGFHADSVEELRAAFHEAVDDYIEACAKIGKDPQKPYSGKMMFRVSPELHRRAAIAAELAGKSLNQWAEEALHEALPH; this is encoded by the coding sequence ATGAACGTCATGAGTCACAAAGGTTACAGCGCCCGCATCGAATATGATGATGACGATGGCATTTTTTTCGGCAGGCTTGCCGGTATCAATGATGTGGTCGGCTTTCATGCCGATAGCGTCGAAGAACTGCGCGCCGCCTTTCACGAGGCCGTGGACGATTACATCGAAGCATGCGCGAAGATCGGGAAAGACCCTCAGAAGCCCTATTCCGGCAAGATGATGTTTCGCGTGAGCCCCGAGCTACATCGCCGGGCGGCCATCGCGGCTGAACTGGCGGGCAAGAGCCTTAACCAGTGGGCGGAGGAAGCCCTGCATGAGGCGCTTCCTCACTAG
- a CDS encoding packaged DNA stabilization protein yields the protein MPNLGLATSTVRRSRGELPQLPLVNMFAEAAITEPERFSLLSRPGFSGNGQQYGDGPIRALFRQQGVLNGRIIAVSDTDFYVDGERKGLLAGSGAANLAGNEIGVIGTAGETVSFWDGTNYRSVAFPDNANVTRVAEQGGRFIFLRAQSHRYYWTKPYTAMINGSGDIVVDPLDYASAENEPDHLLDILVIEDSLVLFGQNTIEFHAETGQSAAPWAPMQGRVYQKGIRASGCAAHFDNSFAWVSEENIVYRAGNVPLAISDEGIVELISGSLNCQVTSFYLEGNEFLKIDLDTVSLVYGAKSQQWAEWSSNGGPLLGGVSISGPVFGSVEDGKLLIFSEYDDLGAAQVRRFRAGLPANGGTMTIDNLGIRTNPGQTNYTVGDYADPIVEARLSRDGGQTWGLWRQTSLGKQGVYRKRPEWRSWGVVDAPGVLFEFRVADPVSFRVSGAFYNEQMGGRGRG from the coding sequence ATGCCCAATCTTGGACTTGCCACCAGTACCGTGCGGAGATCGCGCGGTGAACTACCGCAGCTTCCGCTCGTCAACATGTTCGCGGAGGCCGCAATCACGGAGCCAGAGCGTTTCTCACTGCTCTCACGTCCAGGATTTTCAGGCAACGGTCAGCAATATGGGGATGGCCCGATAAGGGCACTATTCCGGCAGCAAGGCGTTCTGAACGGTCGAATTATCGCGGTCTCGGATACCGATTTCTACGTAGATGGTGAACGAAAGGGGCTTTTGGCTGGAAGCGGCGCGGCCAATCTCGCTGGCAACGAAATCGGCGTTATTGGAACTGCTGGTGAGACGGTTTCCTTCTGGGATGGCACGAATTATCGATCTGTGGCGTTTCCCGACAACGCCAATGTCACGAGAGTGGCGGAGCAAGGCGGGCGCTTTATTTTCCTGCGGGCTCAGTCGCATCGTTACTACTGGACGAAGCCTTATACGGCGATGATCAACGGCAGCGGCGATATCGTCGTCGATCCGCTTGATTACGCCAGTGCTGAGAACGAACCCGATCATCTACTCGATATCCTCGTTATCGAAGACTCGCTGGTACTGTTCGGCCAGAACACCATCGAGTTTCATGCCGAGACGGGGCAGTCCGCAGCGCCGTGGGCTCCCATGCAAGGGCGGGTGTATCAAAAGGGCATTCGCGCCTCTGGTTGCGCTGCGCACTTTGACAACTCGTTCGCGTGGGTCAGCGAGGAGAACATCGTCTATCGTGCAGGGAACGTTCCGCTAGCGATCAGCGACGAAGGCATTGTGGAACTGATATCCGGTTCCCTTAACTGTCAGGTCACCTCGTTCTATCTTGAAGGCAACGAGTTCCTCAAGATCGATTTGGACACAGTTTCTCTGGTTTACGGGGCCAAGAGCCAGCAGTGGGCGGAATGGAGTTCCAACGGTGGCCCACTCCTCGGGGGTGTATCGATCTCAGGCCCGGTGTTCGGTTCGGTCGAAGATGGCAAGCTGCTGATCTTCTCCGAATACGATGACCTGGGTGCGGCGCAGGTTCGCCGCTTCCGCGCTGGCTTACCGGCTAATGGCGGAACGATGACAATCGATAATCTGGGTATCCGGACGAACCCGGGCCAGACGAATTACACTGTGGGCGACTACGCCGATCCCATCGTCGAAGCGCGGCTATCACGAGACGGCGGGCAGACCTGGGGCCTCTGGCGGCAAACTTCGCTTGGCAAACAAGGCGTGTATCGCAAGCGGCCTGAATGGCGCTCGTGGGGTGTTGTCGATGCGCCGGGCGTTTTGTTCGAGTTCCGCGTGGCCGATCCGGTGAGTTTTCGGGTGAGCGGGGCATTCTACAACGAGCAAATGGGCGGACGGGGCCGTGGGTAA
- a CDS encoding glycosyl hydrolase 108 family protein has translation MTIDEMIGGILDREGGFVDHPSDPGGATMFGITQAVARANGYTGPMRSLPKATAIEIYRREYIEKPGFLAVAEIDPLVAEELIDSGVNAGPQRARLWFQQALNVLNRRQKDYADIAEDGKIGPRSIAAFQALRRRRGEAKARQLMLKTLNGLQFMHYFGLAKGGTKFEDFMIGWMDSRIGGLA, from the coding sequence ATGACCATAGACGAGATGATCGGGGGCATTCTCGACCGCGAAGGCGGGTTCGTGGATCATCCTTCCGATCCGGGCGGCGCGACGATGTTCGGCATCACGCAGGCGGTTGCCCGCGCCAACGGCTACACCGGCCCGATGCGGAGCCTGCCGAAGGCGACGGCCATCGAAATCTACCGGCGTGAATATATCGAGAAGCCGGGGTTTCTGGCCGTGGCAGAGATTGACCCGCTGGTGGCGGAGGAACTGATCGACAGCGGCGTGAACGCAGGGCCGCAGCGGGCGCGCCTGTGGTTTCAGCAGGCCCTCAACGTGCTCAATCGGCGGCAGAAGGACTATGCCGACATTGCCGAAGATGGGAAGATCGGCCCGCGCTCTATCGCCGCCTTTCAGGCGCTCCGCCGCCGCCGTGGGGAAGCGAAAGCGCGGCAGCTTATGCTCAAGACGCTGAACGGCCTCCAGTTCATGCACTATTTCGGATTGGCCAAGGGCGGGACGAAATTCGAAGATTTTATGATCGGCTGGATGGACAGCCGGATTGGCGGGCTGGCATGA
- a CDS encoding GNAT family N-acetyltransferase gives MLTAQVEPFPPFLEEVKPLLALHYEELALNKDCVPLDPQYDEYLKRDAQGMVMTITLRDAGKLVGYFVGFVAPGLHYQTCLTLHLDIFWVHPDHRGKMAGFRLFKAVEAEAKRRGVQRMFAGSKVHKDASWLFEKLGYTEVERIYSKMIGE, from the coding sequence ATGCTGACCGCCCAGGTTGAACCGTTTCCTCCATTTCTGGAGGAAGTGAAGCCGCTTCTGGCCCTCCATTACGAAGAACTGGCGCTGAACAAGGACTGCGTACCGCTTGATCCTCAATACGATGAGTATTTGAAGCGTGATGCGCAAGGCATGGTCATGACCATCACGCTGCGCGATGCGGGCAAGCTGGTCGGCTATTTCGTCGGTTTCGTCGCGCCGGGGCTGCACTATCAAACCTGCCTTACGCTACATCTGGATATCTTCTGGGTGCACCCCGATCATCGCGGGAAGATGGCAGGGTTTCGGCTGTTCAAAGCCGTGGAGGCAGAAGCCAAGCGGCGCGGCGTGCAACGAATGTTTGCGGGTTCCAAGGTGCACAAGGACGCCTCGTGGCTGTTCGAAAAGCTCGGTTATACCGAAGTCGAGCGCATCTACTCCAAAATGATCGGAGAGTGA